The following are from one region of the Bacillus methanolicus MGA3 genome:
- the lepB gene encoding signal peptidase I: protein MKEDIKKEGLEWLKAFVIGIIIFAFIRTFFFSNYIVKGESMMPTLQDGNKLVVNKIGYQFGKLQRFDVIVFHANKKEDFVKRIIGLPGDKIEYRNDQLYVNDKKIDEPYLDIYRKQIPGGRLTGDFTLKEITGEEKVPPGKLFVLGDNRLGSWDSRQFGFISVNQVVGKVNLRYWPLNEIDVSF, encoded by the coding sequence ATGAAAGAAGATATAAAAAAAGAAGGTTTGGAATGGTTGAAAGCTTTTGTCATTGGAATAATTATATTTGCTTTTATTCGTACTTTTTTCTTTTCAAATTATATTGTGAAAGGTGAATCGATGATGCCGACTCTTCAAGACGGCAACAAGCTAGTGGTAAATAAGATCGGTTACCAGTTTGGCAAGTTGCAGAGGTTTGATGTCATCGTGTTCCATGCAAATAAGAAAGAGGATTTTGTTAAAAGAATTATCGGCCTCCCTGGAGATAAGATCGAATACCGCAATGATCAATTATACGTCAATGACAAAAAAATTGATGAGCCATATTTAGATATTTATCGAAAACAGATACCCGGGGGAAGATTAACTGGTGATTTCACGCTGAAAGAAATTACCGGCGAAGAAAAGGTGCCTCCAGGCAAGCTTTTTGTTCTCGGAGATAACCGCCTTGGCAGCTGGGACAGTCGCCAATTTGGATTTATCTCGGTCAATCAGGTCGTCGGAAAAGTGAATTTAAGGTATTGGCCATTAAACGAAATTGATGTGTCTTTTTAA
- the addB gene encoding helicase-exonuclease AddAB subunit AddB, producing MAVRLITGRSGSGKTEYCLKEIREKLQQNPKGNPIIYLVPEQMTFLSEYKLVTTPNLGGMIRAQVFSFTRLAWRILQETGGISRYHLNSVGINMLIRKIIEDQKDELKIFQRAADKSGFIQQMEQILTEFKRYCVTPGELLEKQSAFWPDEEQNYKDLKDKLHDLELIYSRFEDELFGKYVDSEDYLRLLSEKIASSKYLKEADIYIDGFYTYTPQEYMIIEKFIKHCKRVTITLTSDKLYKENAPDELHLFRLAGETSLTIYEIIKTNGIELEEVHLEEQLRWTNASLRHLESEFDTRPAVPYQGTPEISICQAVNRRAEIEGVARKIKYLVREKGYRFRDIALLVRNGSDYYDILETIFDDHEIPYFIDQKRTMLNHPLIELIRSSLEVINGHWRYEPVFRAIKTELMFPVKSNVFKLRQQMDRLENYVLAYGIQGDKWTKKERWIYRRIRGLEFEAVAKTDAEKNIEQELNELRAMVTAPLLRMARRLKKAETGRDLCEAVYLFLEELDIPAKLEQWKLAAEVNGELVKAREHDQAWNAVMELLDQFVEMLGEEKITLKQFASILDAGMESLRFSLVPPAIDQVLVADLERSRLSDIKAAFVIGLNEGVFPAKMGEEGILADEDREILLSKGLKIAPGSRTRLLDENFLAYKAFVTPSEHLYVSYPLANEEGKALMPSSYIKRITDLFPNARMHFFVADPSELSEEEQLEFISNETTALSYLTGQLQLKKRNYPVYDLWWDVYNYYINSDRLRPAAIKALSGLFYENRTKKLSEQVTKKLYGDHIQASVSRMELFHSCPFSHFARHGLKLAERQVFRLEAPDIGKLFHAALKYIAETVTQKNLSWANMTKDQCEILAREAVEKLAPKLQNEILLSTNRHQYIKRKLEKIISRASFVLSEHAKASGFSPIGLEVAFGPKEKLPPLSFSLKNGTKMELVGRIDRVDKAEDTSGVFLRVIDYKSSEKDLNIGEVYYGLALQMLTYLDIIITHSDNLIGTKADPAGVLYFHVHNPIIHSSKVLTLDEIEKEIMKSFRMKGLLLGEQNVIQLMDKTLESGDSQIVSAGMKKDGTLKKSSKVATREEFEALRRYVRKMYEKTGNAITEGIVDLSPYKMKNKTPCTFCPYKAVCQFDQSLESNEFRILTPYKKDDVLDLIRKEVDDLDKFGDNSAKA from the coding sequence ATGGCTGTAAGACTCATAACAGGGAGATCAGGAAGCGGCAAAACTGAATATTGTTTAAAGGAAATACGGGAGAAACTGCAGCAGAATCCGAAAGGAAACCCGATTATTTATCTCGTTCCTGAGCAGATGACATTTTTATCTGAATACAAACTTGTCACTACCCCTAATCTGGGCGGCATGATTCGTGCCCAAGTATTCAGTTTTACCCGTTTGGCCTGGAGAATTCTTCAGGAAACAGGCGGGATCAGCCGTTATCATCTAAACAGTGTTGGGATTAACATGCTCATCAGAAAAATTATTGAAGATCAGAAGGATGAGTTGAAAATCTTCCAACGGGCAGCTGATAAATCCGGATTTATCCAGCAAATGGAACAAATACTGACGGAATTTAAGCGATATTGTGTAACACCAGGAGAACTTTTGGAGAAACAATCCGCGTTTTGGCCGGATGAGGAACAAAATTACAAGGATCTAAAGGATAAGCTTCACGATCTTGAATTAATTTACAGCCGATTTGAGGATGAACTGTTTGGGAAATATGTAGATTCCGAGGATTACCTCAGGCTTCTTTCTGAAAAAATCGCTTCATCCAAGTATTTAAAAGAAGCAGATATTTATATCGATGGTTTTTACACTTACACCCCGCAGGAGTATATGATTATCGAAAAATTTATAAAGCATTGCAAGCGGGTTACGATTACTTTAACAAGTGACAAATTGTATAAAGAAAACGCTCCTGATGAGCTTCATCTTTTTAGATTGGCCGGTGAAACGAGCTTGACGATTTATGAAATCATCAAAACAAATGGGATCGAATTAGAAGAAGTTCATCTTGAGGAGCAGCTGAGGTGGACAAACGCTTCATTGCGCCATTTAGAATCAGAATTTGATACAAGGCCTGCCGTACCTTATCAGGGCACACCTGAGATTTCGATTTGCCAAGCGGTTAACAGGCGGGCGGAAATAGAAGGAGTTGCCCGAAAGATCAAGTATTTAGTGAGAGAAAAAGGATACCGGTTCCGGGATATCGCGTTGTTGGTAAGGAATGGAAGTGATTATTACGATATTTTAGAGACAATTTTTGATGATCATGAAATACCATATTTTATTGATCAGAAACGAACAATGTTGAACCATCCGCTCATTGAGTTAATACGCTCCAGTCTGGAAGTCATTAATGGCCATTGGCGTTATGAACCGGTATTTCGCGCCATAAAAACAGAGCTAATGTTTCCTGTAAAATCCAATGTTTTTAAGTTGCGCCAGCAGATGGACAGGCTTGAAAATTACGTTCTCGCTTACGGAATTCAAGGAGATAAATGGACAAAAAAAGAGCGCTGGATCTACCGTAGAATAAGAGGGCTTGAGTTTGAAGCAGTTGCAAAGACCGATGCAGAAAAGAACATTGAACAAGAACTAAATGAGCTCAGGGCTATGGTAACTGCCCCGCTTCTTCGGATGGCCCGCCGTCTTAAAAAAGCTGAAACTGGAAGAGATTTATGCGAAGCTGTCTATTTATTTTTGGAAGAATTAGATATCCCCGCAAAACTTGAACAATGGAAGCTTGCTGCTGAAGTAAATGGCGAGCTAGTAAAAGCCCGGGAGCATGATCAAGCCTGGAACGCCGTAATGGAGTTGTTGGATCAGTTTGTTGAAATGCTTGGTGAGGAAAAAATTACACTTAAGCAGTTTGCATCTATTCTTGATGCCGGGATGGAGTCATTGCGATTTTCACTTGTTCCTCCTGCTATCGACCAAGTTTTAGTTGCAGATTTGGAGAGATCAAGGCTGTCAGATATTAAAGCAGCTTTTGTCATCGGTTTAAATGAAGGGGTTTTTCCTGCAAAAATGGGTGAGGAAGGAATTCTAGCTGACGAAGACCGTGAGATTTTGCTGTCAAAGGGATTGAAAATAGCGCCTGGAAGCCGTACGCGCCTTTTGGATGAAAACTTTCTCGCCTATAAAGCATTTGTTACTCCTTCCGAGCACCTTTATGTAAGTTATCCTTTGGCAAATGAAGAAGGGAAAGCATTGATGCCGTCTTCATATATTAAAAGAATAACGGATCTGTTTCCAAATGCACGCATGCATTTTTTTGTTGCCGATCCATCAGAGTTATCGGAAGAAGAGCAGCTTGAATTTATTTCAAATGAAACGACTGCCCTGTCTTATTTGACCGGACAACTCCAACTGAAAAAACGCAATTATCCGGTTTATGATTTATGGTGGGATGTTTATAACTATTATATAAATAGTGACAGATTAAGGCCGGCTGCAATTAAAGCTCTGTCTGGCTTATTCTATGAAAACCGGACGAAAAAGTTATCAGAACAGGTAACTAAAAAATTATACGGAGATCATATTCAAGCAAGCGTGTCAAGGATGGAGCTCTTTCACAGCTGTCCGTTCTCCCATTTTGCTCGACATGGTTTAAAACTGGCGGAACGGCAGGTATTTCGTCTTGAAGCACCTGATATCGGTAAATTATTCCATGCTGCATTAAAGTATATCGCAGAAACAGTGACGCAAAAAAATTTGTCCTGGGCAAACATGACAAAGGATCAATGTGAAATTCTTGCGAGAGAAGCGGTTGAAAAACTGGCTCCCAAATTGCAAAATGAAATCCTGTTGAGTACAAATCGCCATCAATACATTAAAAGAAAACTTGAAAAAATTATTAGCAGGGCTTCGTTTGTATTAAGTGAACATGCAAAGGCAAGCGGTTTTTCCCCGATAGGCTTGGAAGTGGCTTTCGGTCCGAAGGAAAAACTGCCGCCTCTATCATTCTCTTTAAAAAATGGAACGAAAATGGAATTGGTTGGCCGGATTGACCGGGTTGATAAAGCAGAAGACACGAGCGGCGTATTTTTAAGAGTTATAGATTACAAGTCGAGCGAAAAAGATTTAAATATTGGGGAAGTTTACTACGGTCTTGCACTGCAAATGCTTACGTACCTTGATATTATCATTACTCATTCGGATAATTTAATTGGTACGAAAGCAGACCCTGCGGGAGTCCTATATTTCCATGTTCATAATCCGATCATCCATTCTTCAAAAGTGCTGACACTTGATGAAATTGAAAAAGAGATTATGAAAAGCTTTCGAATGAAAGGGCTTCTTCTCGGGGAGCAAAATGTAATTCAATTAATGGACAAAACGCTGGAATCCGGAGACTCGCAAATTGTCTCCGCCGGAATGAAAAAGGATGGAACGTTGAAAAAGTCTTCGAAAGTGGCGACAAGAGAAGAGTTCGAAGCATTAAGGCGTTATGTCCGGAAAATGTATGAGAAAACAGGCAATGCCATTACAGAGGGAATAGTCGATCTTTCTCCTTATAAAATGAAGAACAAAACTCCGTGCACGTTTTGTCCGTATAAAGCGGTGTGCCAGTTCGATCAATCACTAGAAAGCAATGAGTTTCGTATTTTAACGCCATACAAAAAAGATGATGTTTTGGATTTAATTCGAAAGGAGGTAGATGATCTTGACAAATTCGGTGATAATTCCGCCAAAGCCTGA
- the addA gene encoding helicase-exonuclease AddAB subunit AddA produces the protein MILTNSVIIPPKPENVTWTDDQWKAIMAKDRDILVAAAAGSGKTAVLVERIIRRITSLHDPIDVDQLLVVTFTNASAAEMRHRIGEALEKEINQNPTSAHLRKQLSLLNKASISTLHSFCLEVIKKYYYLIDIDPGFRIADETEAQLMRDEVLDELFEEEYGKSDNEAFFSLVDTFTNDRSDEALQDIIRELYDFARSNPSPDRYLKSIIEMYDVDENGKLEDLPFMDALLDDIEMQLEGAKQMLLEGLELTKLPGGPAPRAENFIDDLHIVDTLISAKNDSWSTLYNAMQNLSFSRAKTVRGDEYDGDLVEKAQKLRERAKKVLQDLQSELFSRRPESFLKDMREMKGHIETLISLVKSFSDRFEQVKREKGLVDFADLEHYCLDILTGSIDEDGRRIPSEAALSYRRLFKEVLVDEYQDTNMVQEAILQLVTNEEEQTGNLFMVGDVKQSIYRFRLAEPNLFLSKYNRFKPTGADSGLRIDLARNFRSRKEVLDGTNFLFKQFMGVKVGEIDYDEAAELKKGAPYPEETSNPVSVILIDQAGEDDESDADELPEADNIGDFSREELQQSQLEARVIAKKIKELIENRTEVYNTKTKSSRPVTYRDIVILLRSMTWAPEIMEEFKHQGIPVYANLSTGYFEATEVSIMMSLLKVIDNPYQDIPLAAVLRSPIVGLNEEELSQIRISNKWGSFYEALMSFCQAKPEADQEALYEKVRPFTEQLQYWRTKARQGSLSELIWDLFRETKFYDFVGGMPGGKQRQANLRALYDRARQYESTSFRGLFRFLRFIERMIDRGDDLGAARALGEQEDVVRIMTIHSSKGLEFPVVFIAGLARKFNTMDLKKTFMLDKEFGFAARYVNAEKRISYPTLAQLSFKRKKKMEMLAEEMRVLYVALTRAKEKLFLIGSVKNAEKSLDRWLSAAATENWLLNDYERASANSYLDWIGPALIRHKDCVVLRAGINQEKIKLLDHPSCWHVEMIHSEEAGALIEDKRNEREELLEKVAEGKQVPIISKYAERVNEQLSWKYEFHSASVFRSKQSVSEIKRQYDLAGEESSTELLRKIRKPLLKRPRFMQEKTLTPAEKGTAMHMVMQQIDLSIPLTEESIRHQVDAMVQKELLTAEQREGIDPELVLKFFKSDLGQRMLRAEKVMREVPFSLSIPAKETYTDWTGGDEQVLIQGVIDCFFEEEEGIILLDYKTDRITDRYKGGFEEAKPILESRYSLQINLYARALEQIVRKPVYERYLFFFDGGHLLKLENN, from the coding sequence ATGATCTTGACAAATTCGGTGATAATTCCGCCAAAGCCTGAAAATGTGACATGGACCGATGACCAATGGAAAGCAATAATGGCAAAAGACCGGGACATCCTTGTTGCGGCGGCTGCCGGTTCGGGAAAAACGGCCGTTCTCGTTGAGAGAATCATTCGAAGAATTACTTCCTTGCATGACCCGATTGATGTTGACCAGCTGCTAGTCGTTACTTTTACGAATGCTTCAGCTGCTGAAATGAGACATCGAATTGGTGAAGCATTAGAAAAAGAGATTAATCAAAACCCAACCTCTGCGCATTTGCGTAAACAATTGAGTCTGTTGAATAAAGCATCGATTTCAACGCTCCATTCCTTTTGCTTGGAAGTGATAAAAAAATACTATTATTTAATTGATATTGATCCAGGGTTCCGGATTGCCGATGAGACGGAAGCTCAACTTATGCGTGACGAGGTTTTGGATGAATTATTTGAAGAAGAATACGGTAAAAGTGATAATGAAGCATTCTTTTCACTTGTTGATACGTTTACGAATGACCGGAGCGATGAAGCCCTGCAAGATATTATCAGGGAACTTTATGATTTTGCCCGTTCTAATCCTTCTCCTGACCGTTATTTGAAATCGATTATCGAAATGTATGATGTTGATGAGAATGGGAAATTAGAAGATCTTCCATTTATGGATGCTCTTTTAGATGACATAGAGATGCAGCTTGAAGGGGCAAAGCAAATGCTGCTTGAAGGGCTGGAGCTGACGAAGCTTCCCGGAGGACCTGCACCTAGAGCAGAAAATTTTATCGATGACTTGCATATTGTTGATACGCTCATTAGCGCAAAAAACGATTCATGGTCAACATTGTATAACGCAATGCAAAACCTGTCCTTTTCACGTGCTAAAACAGTTCGAGGAGACGAATATGACGGTGATCTGGTCGAAAAAGCCCAAAAATTGAGAGAAAGGGCGAAAAAAGTTTTGCAGGATTTACAGTCCGAACTTTTCTCAAGAAGGCCTGAATCGTTTTTAAAAGATATGCGAGAAATGAAAGGACATATTGAAACTCTCATTTCACTTGTGAAATCTTTTTCGGACCGATTTGAACAAGTGAAAAGAGAAAAGGGATTAGTTGATTTTGCTGATTTAGAGCATTACTGTCTTGATATTCTAACCGGAAGCATTGATGAAGACGGAAGAAGAATTCCTTCCGAAGCAGCACTTTCTTACCGCCGTCTTTTTAAAGAAGTTCTCGTCGATGAGTACCAAGATACAAACATGGTGCAGGAAGCCATATTGCAGCTCGTCACGAATGAAGAAGAACAGACAGGAAACCTCTTTATGGTAGGGGACGTCAAGCAATCGATCTACCGGTTCAGGCTGGCAGAGCCAAATTTATTTTTAAGCAAGTACAACCGTTTTAAGCCGACTGGTGCGGATTCAGGCTTGAGAATCGATTTAGCCCGGAATTTCCGAAGCCGGAAAGAAGTGCTCGACGGAACGAATTTTCTGTTTAAGCAGTTTATGGGAGTTAAGGTTGGAGAAATCGATTATGATGAAGCTGCAGAGTTAAAAAAAGGCGCTCCGTATCCTGAAGAAACATCAAACCCTGTTTCCGTCATCTTGATCGACCAAGCCGGAGAGGATGACGAAAGCGATGCTGATGAATTGCCTGAAGCGGACAACATAGGAGATTTCAGCCGGGAGGAATTGCAGCAGTCGCAGCTTGAAGCAAGGGTAATAGCAAAAAAAATCAAAGAGCTCATTGAAAATCGGACTGAAGTATATAACACAAAAACAAAAAGCTCAAGGCCAGTTACTTACAGAGACATTGTAATTCTTCTCAGGTCCATGACTTGGGCCCCAGAGATCATGGAAGAGTTTAAACACCAAGGTATACCGGTTTATGCAAATTTATCAACTGGATATTTTGAAGCAACAGAAGTATCAATTATGATGTCTTTGTTAAAAGTCATTGACAATCCTTATCAAGATATTCCGCTTGCAGCCGTTTTACGCTCTCCGATTGTAGGATTAAACGAAGAAGAATTGTCGCAAATACGTATTTCAAATAAGTGGGGATCGTTCTATGAGGCTCTGATGTCTTTTTGTCAGGCAAAGCCGGAAGCAGATCAAGAAGCACTCTATGAAAAAGTCAGGCCGTTCACAGAGCAGCTTCAATATTGGAGAACAAAAGCCCGTCAAGGATCATTATCTGAATTGATTTGGGATTTATTTAGGGAAACGAAATTTTATGATTTTGTCGGAGGGATGCCAGGCGGAAAACAGCGACAGGCCAACCTTAGAGCGTTATATGACAGGGCACGGCAATATGAATCGACATCATTTAGAGGTTTGTTTCGCTTTCTCCGGTTTATAGAGCGAATGATCGACCGTGGCGATGACCTGGGAGCAGCCCGTGCACTGGGAGAACAAGAAGATGTTGTAAGAATTATGACGATTCACAGCAGTAAAGGTCTTGAATTCCCTGTCGTTTTTATTGCCGGTTTAGCGCGAAAATTCAATACAATGGATCTGAAAAAAACATTCATGCTGGATAAGGAATTTGGATTCGCTGCCAGGTATGTAAATGCTGAAAAACGGATATCATACCCAACGCTTGCGCAGCTTTCATTTAAGCGTAAAAAGAAAATGGAAATGCTGGCAGAGGAAATGAGAGTGTTATATGTTGCTTTAACCCGTGCAAAAGAGAAGCTGTTTTTGATAGGATCGGTAAAAAATGCTGAAAAATCATTGGACAGATGGCTCTCGGCAGCTGCCACCGAAAACTGGCTATTAAATGATTATGAGCGGGCGAGTGCAAATAGCTATTTGGATTGGATCGGCCCTGCGCTTATTAGACATAAGGATTGTGTAGTTTTGCGAGCTGGCATTAATCAGGAAAAAATAAAACTATTAGACCACCCTTCATGCTGGCATGTTGAAATGATTCATAGTGAAGAAGCTGGAGCATTGATTGAAGATAAAAGAAACGAAAGAGAAGAATTGTTGGAAAAAGTAGCTGAAGGCAAACAGGTTCCAATTATTTCTAAATATGCAGAACGGGTAAACGAACAGCTTTCATGGAAATATGAATTTCATAGTGCTTCTGTGTTCCGATCCAAGCAATCTGTTTCCGAGATTAAGAGGCAGTATGATCTTGCCGGTGAAGAGAGCAGTACGGAACTGCTTCGGAAAATAAGAAAGCCTCTTTTAAAGCGGCCAAGATTTATGCAAGAAAAAACGTTAACACCAGCAGAAAAAGGAACGGCAATGCATATGGTAATGCAGCAGATTGATCTGTCGATTCCTTTAACGGAAGAATCGATCCGTCATCAGGTAGATGCCATGGTACAGAAAGAACTCCTTACCGCGGAGCAAAGAGAAGGAATCGATCCTGAACTTGTTTTGAAATTTTTTAAGAGCGATCTTGGGCAAAGGATGCTGCGTGCAGAAAAGGTTATGCGCGAGGTTCCTTTCAGTCTATCAATTCCGGCAAAAGAAACGTATACCGATTGGACTGGTGGAGATGAACAAGTCCTTATACAAGGTGTGATTGACTGTTTCTTTGAAGAAGAGGAAGGAATTATACTCCTTGACTATAAAACAGATCGTATTACGGATCGTTATAAAGGGGGATTTGAAGAAGCAAAACCAATTCTTGAATCGAGGTACAGCCTTCAAATAAACCTTTATGCCCGTGCACTTGAACAAATAGTAAGAAAGCCTGTCTATGAGAGATATTTGTTCTTCTTTGACGGGGGACATTTATTAAAGCTAGAAAATAATTAA
- a CDS encoding spore germination protein — protein sequence MPAFIGPVQILNIAGSGIVQFGDALFISPKSNTKSHSGSGASNTGGILVTINGISITNVIDSNLIDQPTVDNN from the coding sequence ATGCCAGCTTTTATCGGTCCCGTTCAGATCCTTAATATTGCGGGTTCAGGAATTGTCCAATTTGGCGACGCTCTCTTTATCTCTCCAAAAAGCAATACAAAATCGCATTCCGGCTCCGGAGCAAGCAATACTGGAGGAATTCTGGTTACAATTAATGGAATTAGTATTACAAATGTGATTGATTCCAACTTAATTGACCAGCCTACGGTAGATAATAACTAA
- a CDS encoding spore germination protein GerPE: MFQRTSYVDQIQINTISFSSSLQIGDSSIINGFSRALAVQRETEIFYSNEGNFFEYKVFSRPIPFLPVQEQFSCETFNHHPIIKVGKIDIIGISSSSLLHVGNSKNISMEARVKHIRQLLPREDEQIGG; encoded by the coding sequence ATGTTTCAACGTACTTCATATGTGGATCAAATTCAAATTAATACGATCTCCTTTTCCTCTTCTTTGCAAATCGGTGATTCAAGTATTATTAACGGATTTTCCCGAGCTTTAGCTGTTCAGAGGGAAACTGAAATTTTTTATAGCAATGAAGGAAACTTTTTTGAATACAAGGTGTTCTCTCGTCCAATACCCTTTTTACCAGTTCAAGAACAATTTTCCTGTGAAACATTTAACCATCATCCCATTATTAAAGTTGGCAAAATCGATATTATCGGAATTTCTTCATCTTCTCTTCTCCATGTGGGAAACAGTAAAAATATTTCAATGGAAGCGAGAGTGAAGCATATCCGTCAGCTATTGCCTCGTGAAGATGAACAGATTGGTGGGTAA
- the gerPC gene encoding spore germination protein GerPC, which produces MNQEFYQYIQKMHLFIQAQERKIRQLEKTIESIQNQLTELKERPGIRVDKIEYKFDQLKVETLEGTLNIGLNPSDLQGIEDFSVDNQQLSTSLSPKDRMQTVMELENNLYHYLETEIEPLIKQTQEKLNVKIDESYTDFIKEDIKKQIPTRIEFYLRQNPQIERSTEDWKEKIITQMKKEIENGVFVFIRNLPDNVKGMMKE; this is translated from the coding sequence TTGAATCAAGAGTTTTATCAATACATTCAAAAAATGCACCTGTTTATTCAAGCGCAAGAAAGGAAAATCCGCCAGCTGGAAAAAACAATTGAATCAATTCAAAATCAATTAACGGAACTAAAAGAAAGACCGGGTATTAGAGTTGATAAAATTGAATATAAATTTGACCAGTTAAAAGTAGAAACTCTTGAAGGAACATTAAATATTGGATTAAATCCTTCTGACCTCCAGGGAATCGAAGACTTTTCTGTCGATAATCAACAATTGAGCACTTCATTATCTCCGAAAGACCGTATGCAAACAGTGATGGAACTCGAAAATAACTTGTATCATTACTTAGAAACAGAAATAGAACCTTTAATCAAGCAAACTCAAGAAAAATTAAATGTAAAGATTGATGAGTCATATACTGATTTCATTAAAGAAGATATAAAGAAACAAATTCCAACCCGAATTGAATTTTATTTAAGACAAAATCCCCAAATAGAACGATCAACAGAAGATTGGAAGGAAAAAATTATTACTCAAATGAAAAAAGAAATTGAGAATGGAGTATTTGTCTTTATTAGAAATTTGCCAGACAATGTGAAAGGAATGATGAAAGAATGA
- a CDS encoding spore germination protein GerPB: MNFYIQQSIQINLIKIEGITNSSVFQIGSAGIIKPVSHLSNTGGFIGPAPQPRPPGAGTLQEAPAVPLVPPT, encoded by the coding sequence ATGAATTTTTATATACAACAATCGATCCAAATCAATTTGATAAAAATTGAGGGGATTACCAATTCTTCTGTTTTTCAGATCGGGAGCGCCGGAATCATTAAGCCGGTTTCTCATTTATCCAACACCGGTGGCTTTATTGGTCCGGCTCCGCAACCAAGGCCTCCCGGTGCGGGAACCCTCCAGGAAGCACCCGCAGTTCCTTTAGTGCCGCCGACTTGA
- a CDS encoding spore germination protein: MPAIVGVVQVITIGSSSIFNIGDVYKVMPVSTAKTFSGAGSFNTGDGLYVYNQQSSTNTYDTDLLDQGNFFNA, encoded by the coding sequence ATGCCAGCGATTGTCGGAGTTGTGCAAGTAATTACAATTGGGAGCAGTTCGATTTTTAACATTGGAGATGTTTATAAAGTGATGCCAGTATCAACAGCAAAGACCTTTTCAGGAGCTGGTTCCTTTAATACAGGAGACGGTTTATACGTTTACAATCAACAAAGTTCCACAAACACATATGATACTGATCTACTTGATCAAGGAAATTTTTTTAACGCCTAA
- a CDS encoding DUF418 domain-containing protein, translated as MPDVNKANLNQERILSLDIIRGFAILGIFLVNMISFHSPILYIDPLKWWRDSLSKAVYMFIDIFAQASFYPLFSMLFGYGLVIMMERSQKKRVNFYVIVVRRLFLLFLIGVIHAFFIWHGDILINYAILGFIMLLFLKLPPRSLMITGTLLYVIPNIFLTLFISIGMLFAPREEWNRHDEHSAAASIEVYSHGSYTEITEQRVRDWYMVNNLESFFMMLTAILPLFMLGAGTAKLKWLENPERHKKWLLFIMAAAGITGLILKGLPYLFGTNIAIDYIQDTFGGPLLSIAYALSIALLVNRKRAALFLSSIAAVGRMSLSNYLFQSICSTFIFYSYGLGYYGKISLFEGTILALAIFVVQAAVSYIWMKHFYYGPMEWLWRSFTYLSLPKWKRFSQ; from the coding sequence ATGCCTGATGTGAATAAAGCAAATTTGAATCAAGAGCGAATCCTTTCACTTGATATAATTAGAGGATTTGCGATTCTAGGAATTTTTTTAGTGAATATGATTTCTTTTCATTCTCCGATTCTTTATATCGATCCATTGAAATGGTGGAGAGATTCTCTCAGTAAAGCAGTCTATATGTTTATAGATATCTTTGCACAGGCAAGTTTTTACCCGCTGTTTTCGATGCTTTTTGGATACGGACTTGTTATTATGATGGAACGGTCACAGAAAAAGCGGGTAAATTTTTATGTGATTGTTGTCAGAAGGCTGTTTTTACTGTTTTTGATTGGTGTGATCCACGCTTTTTTTATCTGGCATGGGGATATTTTGATTAATTATGCTATACTCGGTTTTATTATGTTATTGTTTCTAAAATTACCTCCAAGATCGTTAATGATTACAGGAACATTGCTATATGTTATCCCCAATATTTTTTTAACTTTGTTTATATCAATCGGAATGCTGTTTGCGCCTAGGGAAGAATGGAATCGACACGATGAACATTCTGCAGCTGCTTCAATCGAGGTGTACAGTCATGGAAGCTATACTGAGATAACAGAACAAAGAGTGAGGGATTGGTATATGGTAAATAACCTTGAATCATTCTTTATGATGCTTACAGCCATCCTTCCATTGTTTATGCTTGGAGCCGGAACAGCTAAATTAAAATGGCTGGAAAACCCTGAACGGCATAAAAAATGGCTGCTTTTCATAATGGCTGCAGCAGGAATTACAGGGCTGATTCTTAAAGGCCTTCCTTACTTATTTGGCACAAATATCGCAATTGACTATATACAAGATACATTTGGAGGCCCGTTATTATCCATTGCTTATGCTCTCAGTATAGCTTTACTTGTTAATCGAAAAAGGGCGGCTTTGTTTCTTTCTTCAATAGCAGCAGTTGGAAGAATGTCATTAAGCAATTATTTATTCCAATCGATCTGTTCTACTTTTATTTTTTATAGTTACGGGCTTGGATATTATGGGAAGATATCTTTATTTGAAGGCACGATTCTTGCATTAGCCATATTCGTTGTTCAAGCAGCTGTAAGCTACATTTGGATGAAACATTTTTATTATGGTCCAATGGAATGGTTATGGCGCAGTTTTACTTATTTATCGCTGCCGAAGTGGAAACGTTTTTCACAATAA